The following are from one region of the Ostrinia nubilalis chromosome 28, ilOstNubi1.1, whole genome shotgun sequence genome:
- the LOC135085432 gene encoding uncharacterized protein LOC135085432, with protein sequence MIVCDRGRMFESAAFHNWVQDMGSTVHYITPEMHRENGQAERYCRTVLNMLRVEVRSKGTKWSDALWKVQLVLNITKHATTQTSALQLLVGIEAATPVIRSLIRDVALENTSPNREALLSLRRQRASELLIANQQRQDAYVNERRRQPHKYAVGDFVFVSKTSQSTGKLDSGMRGPYKVLRALAHHRYELELLAGSYGKKTQAAAEHMVLWRGEWTPETCEAFFEGDDNHGAEDGEEPGEGQPQAAPQGSEIQLPADQGCDDQPLAGPSCVDQSSGVGEATLRSEEAVADAEQAAVEDAASSGTAVLEMASTT encoded by the exons ATGATAGTGTGTGACAGGGGTAGAATGTTCGAAAGTGCAGCTTTTCATAATTGGGTACAAGACATGGGATCCACAGTGCATTATATTACTCCTGAAATGCATCGTGAGAATGGACAGGCTGAAAGATACTGTCGCACTGTTCTAAATATGTTACGGGTAGAAGTGAGGAGTAAGGGCACTAAATGGTCAGATGCTTTATGGAAGGTTCAGCTTGTATTAAATATAACGAAACATGCTACTACCCAAACTTCAGCACTACAACTTTTAGTAGGCATAGAGGCGGCAACGCCTGTTATTAGGTCGCTTATTAGGGATGTCGCATTAGAGAACACAAGTCCGAACCGAGAAGCCCTCCTAAGTTTGCGAAGGCAAAGGGCATCTGAGCTATTAATAGCCAATCAACAGCGCCAAGACGCTTATGTCAACGAGCGTCGACGGCAACCACATAAATACGCCGTCGGAGACTTTGTTTTTGTAAGCAAGACATCGCAGAGTACTGGAAAGCTGGATTCCGGAATGCGCGGCCCGTATAAGGTTTTACGGGCACTGGCGCATCACCGCTACGAATTGGAGCTGCTGGCCGGATCCTACGGCAAGAAGACCCAGGCAGCCGCCGAGCACATGGTCTTGTGGCGCGGCGAGTGGACTCCAGAGACTTGCGAGGCATTCTTCGAGGGTG atgataACCATGGAGCCGAAGATGGAGAAGAGCCTGGTGAGGGTCAGCCTCAGGCTGCACCTCAGGGCTCTGAGATTCAGCTTCCTGCAGACCAGGGCTGTGATGACCAGCCTTTAGCGGGTCCGAGCTGCGTGGACCAGTCTTCGGGCGTCGGCGAGGCCACGCTGCGTTCGGAAGAGGCCGTGGCTGATGCGGAGCAGGCAGCGGTCGAGGACGCCGCATCATCAGGAACGGCCGTCTTAGAGATGGCATCCACTACGTGA